From Caldicellulosiruptor hydrothermalis 108, a single genomic window includes:
- a CDS encoding S-methyl-5'-thioadenosine phosphorylase, producing MEYRADIGVFGGSGFYSLEDNVEEIELETPYGKPSDKISLVEIAGKKVAFLPRHGKNHQYPPHLIPYRANIWAMKMLGVKKIIGPTASGSLKPEIKPGDFVVCDQFVDRTWGRKDTFFEGPEVRHISAAKPYCEYLRKIAIEAAKELGITVHEKGTVVVIQGPRFSTTAESRWFSSMGWDVINMTQYPEVVLAKELGICYVNISLITDYDAGLEGRDDIKPVTEEEVYRVFRENNDKVKKLIYRMIEKIDVDYVCKE from the coding sequence ATGGAATACAGAGCTGATATAGGGGTCTTTGGCGGATCTGGTTTTTATTCTTTAGAAGACAATGTTGAAGAGATAGAACTTGAAACACCATACGGAAAACCAAGCGACAAAATCTCTTTGGTTGAGATTGCAGGCAAAAAAGTAGCTTTCTTGCCAAGACACGGGAAAAATCATCAATATCCACCTCATTTAATTCCATACAGAGCAAACATTTGGGCAATGAAGATGCTTGGAGTCAAAAAGATAATTGGACCAACAGCGTCAGGAAGCTTAAAGCCTGAGATAAAACCTGGTGACTTTGTTGTGTGTGACCAGTTTGTTGACAGGACATGGGGAAGAAAAGACACATTCTTTGAAGGACCTGAAGTAAGGCACATATCTGCTGCAAAGCCGTACTGTGAATATTTGAGAAAAATTGCAATTGAGGCTGCAAAAGAGCTTGGAATTACTGTGCATGAAAAGGGGACAGTTGTTGTAATACAAGGTCCGAGATTTTCCACAACTGCTGAGAGCAGATGGTTTTCTTCTATGGGCTGGGATGTTATCAACATGACACAGTATCCAGAAGTAGTACTTGCAAAAGAGCTTGGTATCTGCTATGTGAATATATCCCTTATTACAGACTATGATGCTGGGCTTGAGGGAAGAGATGATATAAAGCCTGTGACAGAAGAAGAAGTTTATAGAGTCTTTAGAGAAAATAATGACAAAGTAAAAAAGCTTATATACAGAATGATTGAAAAGATTGATGTAGATTATGTCTGTAAGGAGTAA
- a CDS encoding TraR/DksA C4-type zinc finger protein yields MQPAEIEMLKKLLLEKKSEVEEYLKNTKENQVANFSSLYSNEVSNYDNHPADIASDLFEAEKNMSLKADMKRKLKLIEKALSKIEKGNFGYCMSCKKEIPIERLLAIPYTEFCIECQKDMENQENYQTDQKPIEEKVLGKPFNDKFPSQGEEEHDGTDMWSILEMHSTSNGPQDEMVSDGRKFYKKINDVEDTVEEVDKISTDDAKKWL; encoded by the coding sequence TTGCAGCCAGCTGAAATTGAAATGCTGAAAAAATTGCTTTTAGAGAAAAAATCTGAAGTAGAAGAGTATTTAAAAAATACTAAAGAAAATCAGGTTGCAAACTTTAGCTCACTCTATTCAAATGAGGTGTCAAACTATGACAATCATCCAGCTGACATTGCATCAGACCTATTTGAAGCGGAAAAGAACATGAGCTTGAAAGCTGACATGAAAAGGAAACTTAAGCTGATTGAAAAAGCACTCTCCAAAATTGAAAAGGGAAACTTTGGCTACTGTATGTCCTGCAAAAAAGAGATTCCTATAGAAAGGCTTTTGGCAATCCCTTATACAGAATTTTGTATAGAGTGCCAGAAAGATATGGAAAATCAAGAAAATTATCAAACAGACCAAAAACCAATCGAAGAAAAGGTGCTGGGCAAACCTTTCAATGACAAGTTTCCAAGTCAAGGTGAAGAAGAGCATGATGGTACAGATATGTGGAGCATACTTGAGATGCATTCAACAAGCAACGGTCCACAGGATGAAATGGTATCTGACGGAAGGAAGTTTTATAAAAAAATAAATGATGTTGAAGATACAGTTGAAGAGGTGGATAAAATCTCAACTGACGATGCCAAAAAATGGCTATAA
- a CDS encoding DUF5665 domain-containing protein, translating to MSRDEFEEKLNDFILKLERMNFSYYVEYLKNPKKIIFSNFLSGAARGFGTAFGFSILGALLLYILNAIVKYNLPVIGRYIAEILKFVKFYMH from the coding sequence ATGTCAAGAGACGAATTTGAAGAAAAGTTAAATGATTTTATTTTAAAACTTGAAAGGATGAATTTTAGCTACTATGTAGAATATTTGAAAAACCCCAAAAAGATAATTTTTTCAAATTTCTTATCGGGTGCTGCACGGGGATTTGGAACAGCTTTTGGCTTTTCTATTTTGGGTGCTCTTCTTTTATATATACTTAACGCTATCGTAAAGTATAACCTTCCTGTAATTGGCCGATATATTGCTGAAATATTGAAATTTGTAAAGTTTTATATGCATTAA
- the lspA gene encoding signal peptidase II: MVYWIIIMSTFVLDQITKARAENVFVDSPVNLLGGILSLTYVQNRGGAFSILEGKRRFFITVSIILILFLCYMIFKSTNNLYRLSFSLIVGGAIGNLFDRIDKGYVVDFIDIKVIPVFNLADFFITCGVLLLIFLILIGVCKIGGD, translated from the coding sequence TTGGTTTACTGGATTATAATTATGTCAACTTTTGTGTTAGACCAGATAACAAAGGCAAGAGCTGAAAATGTTTTTGTAGATAGTCCTGTCAATTTACTGGGTGGAATTTTGTCGCTCACCTATGTGCAAAACAGAGGTGGGGCTTTTTCCATCTTAGAGGGGAAAAGAAGATTTTTTATAACGGTTTCAATCATCCTCATTTTGTTTTTATGTTATATGATTTTCAAATCCACAAACAACCTTTACAGGCTTTCTTTTTCGCTGATAGTGGGAGGAGCAATAGGAAATCTTTTTGATAGGATTGATAAAGGTTATGTGGTAGATTTTATAGACATAAAAGTCATACCTGTTTTTAATCTTGCTGATTTCTTTATAACCTGTGGCGTGCTTCTTTTGATATTTTTGATACTAATAGGCGTTTGCAAAATAGGTGGTGATTGA
- a CDS encoding ISNCY-like element ISCahy1 family transposase, giving the protein MFNTKPKQLSFIDLFSHLKASALYKPESLLGLFNKFIDLSHYIPSSFYNAYYKYFGKHRYFSLESMLCCFLVQKLLKLNTLTQLRAVLLNSFELRSFCNLHGNVPSISTLSRFRKIFASEIHKLFQNISIHAHNISIQQCPQDSSILIFDTTGIVPKVRENNPKFIHLLLKNTSKANPELPSEKVYSLVYSSLPKTANANSNIRLMFVNGHFCWALKFAVITNALGIPLALVPLFNYDSPSSDPQEAKAISDSKGLIPSLETLFSYIPKNFSTFIADSALDSHNIYSTLKNTFNFSKIVIPLNTRASKNTTPTSDPNIVISEDGIPICKKFNKPFKPEGKCQGKNRSLRLKWTCPMSQYKDGKRICSCPQPCTTSKSGRMFYTYPDNFRSFPGINRNSQEFFDLYKKRVAVEQTIYHLKSYMGSDTISTYDHISIFSDFLLSAITFSLLFILAHNIKLYCSKLTIKKLNKLKKLIA; this is encoded by the coding sequence ATGTTCAACACCAAACCTAAACAACTTTCTTTCATAGACCTATTCTCCCACCTAAAGGCTTCGGCTCTCTACAAGCCTGAAAGCCTCTTGGGCTTGTTCAATAAATTCATTGACTTGTCACATTATATACCTTCTTCTTTCTACAATGCCTACTACAAATATTTCGGTAAGCATAGATACTTCTCTTTAGAATCTATGCTTTGTTGCTTCCTCGTCCAAAAATTGCTCAAACTCAATACTTTAACTCAGCTTCGTGCTGTCTTACTCAACTCATTCGAACTTCGCTCATTTTGTAATCTTCATGGCAATGTCCCTTCTATCTCTACTCTCTCTCGCTTTAGAAAAATATTTGCAAGTGAAATCCATAAACTTTTTCAAAATATCTCTATCCATGCACATAATATTTCCATCCAACAATGCCCTCAAGATTCTTCAATCTTAATCTTCGACACAACAGGTATTGTCCCAAAGGTTCGTGAAAACAATCCTAAATTCATTCATCTACTGCTGAAAAATACCTCAAAAGCTAACCCTGAACTTCCCTCTGAAAAAGTCTACTCTCTCGTTTATTCTTCTTTGCCTAAAACTGCTAACGCTAATTCTAACATCCGTCTTATGTTTGTAAATGGCCATTTCTGCTGGGCTTTAAAATTTGCAGTCATTACCAACGCTCTCGGTATCCCTTTAGCTTTAGTACCTCTGTTTAACTATGATTCCCCTTCCTCTGACCCACAAGAAGCAAAAGCTATCTCCGACTCTAAAGGTTTAATTCCTTCGCTCGAAACTTTATTCTCTTATATCCCCAAAAATTTCTCCACTTTCATCGCCGACAGTGCTTTGGATTCCCACAACATATACTCCACTTTAAAAAATACCTTTAACTTCTCCAAAATCGTTATTCCACTAAATACAAGAGCTTCTAAAAATACTACACCTACATCAGACCCCAATATCGTTATTTCTGAAGATGGTATCCCTATCTGCAAAAAGTTCAACAAACCTTTTAAACCCGAAGGCAAATGTCAGGGTAAAAATCGCTCTTTGCGCCTTAAATGGACTTGCCCTATGTCACAATACAAAGATGGCAAACGCATCTGCTCTTGCCCTCAGCCTTGTACTACCTCTAAATCGGGTAGAATGTTCTATACATACCCAGATAACTTTCGCTCTTTCCCAGGTATCAACAGAAATTCACAAGAGTTTTTTGACCTCTACAAAAAACGTGTCGCTGTAGAGCAGACTATTTACCACCTGAAATCCTACATGGGCTCTGATACTATCTCTACTTATGACCATATTTCTATTTTCTCTGATTTCTTGCTATCTGCCATTACTTTCTCGCTCTTGTTTATTCTCGCTCACAATATCAAACTCTATTGCTCTAAATTGACTATCAAAAAACTTAACAAGCTCAAAAAACTTATCGCTTAA